In Eubalaena glacialis isolate mEubGla1 chromosome 3, mEubGla1.1.hap2.+ XY, whole genome shotgun sequence, the following are encoded in one genomic region:
- the S100A10 gene encoding protein S100-A10, giving the protein MPSQMEHAMETMMFTFHKFAGDKGYLTKEDLRVLMEKEFPGFLENQKDPLAVDKIMKDLDQCRDGKVGFQSFFSLIAGLTIACNDYFVVHMKQRGKK; this is encoded by the exons ATGCCCTCTCAAATGGAACACGCCATGGAAACCATGATGTTCACATTTCACAAATTTGCTGGGGATAAAGGCTACTTAACAAAGGAGGACCTGAGAGTACTCATGGAAAAGGAGTTCCCTGGATTTTTGGAA aatcaaAAAGACCCTCTGGCTGTGGACAAAATAATGAAGGACCTGGACCAGTGCCGAGATGGCAAAGTGGGCTTCCAGAGCTTCTTTTCACTAATCGCTGGGCTCACCATCGCATGCAATGACTATTTTGTAGTACACATGAAGCAGAGGGGAAAGAAGTAG